A stretch of Vigna angularis cultivar LongXiaoDou No.4 chromosome 4, ASM1680809v1, whole genome shotgun sequence DNA encodes these proteins:
- the LOC108343250 gene encoding protein S-acyltransferase 21: MARRHGWELPFHTFQVVAITVFFLLSIAYYAFFAPFLGKDIYEYVAIGVYSLLALSVFFLYVRCTAIDPADQGVTVDCDKSSKNRSKHDEELAEPSKLGLKDEGMSDRHNSNWCSKVGCFFCGFLVREDCRSNEDSVPQQQSGEEDALFCTLCNAEVRKFSKHCRSCDKCVDGFDHHCRWLNNCVGKKNYITFVCLMAVSLVWLIVECGVGIAVLVRCFVDKKGTEHQIAEKLGAGFSRVPFATVVAICTAVSFLATVPLGELFFFHMILIRKGITTYEYVVAMRTLSEPPGPSVDGGEQQSLPSSPTSSAVTAMSGRSSVGMSLQYKGAWCTPPRIFMDHPDEIIPHLEPGRLPSTVDPDAVQQLPDKGKKLNQRPVRISAWKLAKLDSNEATKAAAKARASSSVLRPISSRPHAYDVDHLSSSNVSGRSSPISNQGFQNKYDNAGTSRLSPSKSSYAPSQASKDDIDASCHHSMSNFSSPLVSNLTPSPMQKPSLNRDHFNPMYQQPSGNQSPSSAKESEGNTNPVQENVARVPMRSNSLGVSDNRRSSVFWDQAAGRFVSSSSSSRGPGSSQISGTELLYTGRSIFFGSPVVNEQPNTGTRVSSSVAGIPDRDSTLRDFQQGRSHRGGQLPVFVPGYSQQNKFP, encoded by the exons ATGGCTAGGCGTCATGGATGGGAGCTTCCTTTTCACACTTTCCAG GTCGTGGCTATAACAGTATTTTTCTTACTATCTATTGCGTATTATGCCTTCTTTGCCCCTTTTCTTGGAAAGGACATCTATGAATATGTGGCTATTGGTGTTTACTCTTTACTG GCTCTCTCTGTGTTCTTTCTTTATGTTCGATGCACTGCCATTGACCCTGCTGATCAGGGTGTAACGGTTGACTGTGACAAGTCGTCGAAGAATAGATCAAAACATGATGAAGAGTTGGCAG AACCCAGCAAGTTAGGACTAAAGGATGAAGGAATGTCTGATCGGCATAATTCAAATTGGTGCTCAAAAGTTGGGTGTTTCTTTTGTGGTTTTCTTGTTAGAGAAGACTGCCGCAGTAATGAAGATAGCGTTCCACAGCAGCAATCTGGAGAAGAGGATGCTTTGTTCTGCACTTTGTGCAATGCTGAG GTGCGGAAGTTCAGTAAGCATTGTCGAAGTTGTGACAAATGTGTTGATGGATTTGATCATCATTGTCGG TGGTTGAACAATTGTGTTGGAAAGAAGAATTACATCACGTTTGTGTGTCTTATGGCAGTGAGCCTTGTTTGG CTTATTGTTGAATGTGGAGTTGGGATTGCTGTGCTTGTCAGATGCTTTGTTGATAAGAAAGGTACAGAGCACCAGATAGCTGAAAAACTCGGAGCTGGATTCTCCAGGGTCCCATTTGCTACTGTAGTG GCCATATGCACGGCAGTTTCATTCCTTGCAACTGTGCCTTTGGGAGAATTATTCTTTTTCCATATGATCCTGATACGGAAG GGTATAACAACTTACGAGTATGTTGTTGCCATGAGAACTCTAAGTGAACCACCTGGTCCTTCAGTTGATGGAGGTGAACAACAGAGTCTACCATCATCTCCTACTAGTTCAGCTGTCACTGCAATGAGTGGAAGAAGCTCCGTTGGAATGAGTTTGCAGTACAAAGGGGCCTGGTGTACACCTCCAAGGATCTTTATGGATCATCCG GATGAAATTATACCACATTTGGAGCCTGGACGACTACCATCCACTGTTGATCCAGATGCAGTACAACAACTACCTGACAAAGGGAAAAAATTGAACCAGCGCCCTGTCCGGATAAGTGCATGGAAACTTGCGAAATTGGATTCTAATGAGGCAACAAAGGCGGCTGCTAAAGCTAGAGCATCATCGTCTGTGCTACGTCCAATTAGTTCTCGACCTCATGCATACGACGTCGATCATTTATCCAGCAGCAATGTGAGTGGAAGAAGCAGCCCAATTAGCAATCAAGGATTTCAGAACAAATATGACAATGCGGGGACATCAAGGTTATCTCCTTCCAAGAGCTCATACGCTCCTAGCCAAGCGAGCAAGGATGATATAGATGCATCATGTCATCACAGTATGAGCAACTTCAGCAGTCCACTAGTCTCAAACCTTACTCCTTCACCAATGCAGAAGCCTAGTTTGAACAGAGACCATTTCAACCCCATGTATCAACAACCATCGGGAAACCAATCTCCTTCATCAGCCAAAGAAAGTGAGGGGAACACGAATCCAGTTCAAGAAAATGTGGCACGCGTTCCAATGAGAAGCAACAGCTTAGGTGTTTCAGATAATAGAAGATCGTCCGTGTTCTGGGACCAAGCTGCCGGACGCTTTGTGTCATCTTCGTCTTCATCAAGAGGTCCTGGCAGTTCCCAGATATCTGGAACAGAGTTATTATACACTGGTCGATCTATATTTTTTGGCAGTCCCGTTGTGAATGAACAGCCAAATACAGGAACAAGAGTTAGCAGCTCAGTAGCTGGTATTCCTGATAGAGATTCTACTTTAAGGGATTTTCAGCAGGGTAGATCACATAGAGGTGGCCAGCTTCCTGTGTTTGTTCCTGGTTATTCCCAGCAAAATAAGTTCCCCTAG
- the LOC108342295 gene encoding LOW QUALITY PROTEIN: MLO protein homolog 1 (The sequence of the model RefSeq protein was modified relative to this genomic sequence to represent the inferred CDS: substituted 1 base at 1 genomic stop codon), translated as MAGGASGGERTLQETPTWAVAAVCAVFVILSVLIEQGIHLLEKWFKKRHKKAMSEALEKIKAELMLLGFISLLLTFGTQYIAKICIPASAGDIMLPCKKVEALTNPDDSNGGRKLLYFEDNMEWRRVLATASSGGDYCSQKGKVSLISQSGVHQLHIFIFVLAVFHIFYSVMTMVLARAKMKKXKAWEAETSSLEYQFTNDPSRFRFAHQTSFVRRHSGWSRMPGIRWIVAFFRQFFASVTKVDYMTMRHGFINAHFAPNSKFDFQKYIKRSMEDDFKVVVGISIPLWAFAIVFMLVNVYKWYTLTWLSLAPLVILLLVGTKLELIIMEMAQEIQDRTTIVRGVPIVEPNNKYFWFNRPQWITFLIHFTLFENAFQIAFFLWSWYEFKITSCFHENLPLILTRVFLGIVLQVVCSYITFPLYSLVTQMGSHMKKAIFEEQTAKALKKWQRVAKDKRKLRKAGVDVPSGTMSGEATPSQGSSPIHLLHKYKPNQTDTDTVLYSPRSYQSDTDLSDTEGSSYQLNEIIQTQTPQAPRNGEPHITEFSFVSFKN; from the exons ATGGCTGGTGGAGCATCTGGCGGAGAAAGAACGTTGCAGGAAACACCCACATGGGCAGTGGCTGCTGTTTGCGCAGTCTTCGTCATTCTCTCTGTGTTAATTGAACAAGGAATCCATTTACTTGAAAAG TGGTTTAAAAAACGACATAAGAAAGCCATGAGTGAAGCCTTGGAGAAAATCAAAGCAG AATTAATGTTATTAGGATTTATATCCCTGTTACTTACTTTTGGTACACAATACATTGCAAAGATATGCATCCCTGCATCAGCTGGTGATATCATGCTTCCATGCAAAAAGGTGGAAGCTTTAACGAACCCAGATGATTCAAATGGCGGAAGGAAGTTACTTTACTTTGAGGACAACATGGAATGGCGTCGAGTTTTAGCAACCGCGTCTTCTGGTGGTGACTATTGCTCACAGAAA GGTAAAGTGTCATTGATTTCTCAGTCAGGGGTGCACCAGTTGCACATATTTATCTTCGTCCTCGCTGTTTTTCACATATTCTACAGCGTAATGACCATGGTACTAGCCCGAGCAAAA ATGAAGAAATAGAAAGCTTGGGAAGCTGAAACATCCTCTCTTGAGTATCAATTTACAAATG ATCCTTCGAGGTTCAGGTTTGCGCATCAAACATCGTTTGTTAGGCGTCACTCTGGTTGGTCTAGGATGCCGGGAATTCGGTGGATT GTAGCATTCTTCAGGCAATTCTTTGCGTCTGTCACTAAAGTGGATTACATGACCATGCGGCATGGATTTATTAAC GCACATTTTGCTCCCAACAGCAAATTTGACTTCCAAAAGTACATTAAAAGATCCATGGAGGACGACTTTAAAGTGGTCGTGGGTATAAG TATTCCCTTATGGGCTTTCGCTATCGTCTTTATGCTGGTGAACGTTTACA AATGGTACACTCTCACCTGGCTATCGTTAGCGCCGCTGGTG ATACTTCTATTAGTGGGCACCAAGCTTGAACTTATAATCATGGAAATGGCCCAAGAAATTCAAGATCGAACCACAATTGTCAGAGGAGTCCCTATTGTAGAGCCTAACAACAAGTATTTTTGGTTTAATCGGCCCCAGTGGATTACCTTCTTAATCCACTTTACCTTATTCGAG AATGCATTCCAAATAGCCTTTTTCTTGTGGTCGTGG TATGAATTCAAGATCACGTCTTGCTTCCATGAAAACTTGCCGCTGATACTGACAAGGGTTTTCCTTGGAATAGTCTTGCAAGTCGTGTGTAGTTACATTACATTTCCTCTCTACTCCCTAGTAACACAG ATGGGATCTCACATGAAAAAAGCAATTTTTGAAGAGCAAACTGCAAAGGCACTAAAGAAATGGCAGAGGGTTGCAAAAGACAAGAGAAAGTTGAGAAAAGCAGGGGTAGATGTTCCTTCGGGAACAATGAGTGGGGAAGCAACACCAAGCCAAGGATCATCACCAATACATTTACTTCACAAGTACAAGCCTAACCAAACAGACACTGATACGGTTCTTTATTCTCCACGATCATACCAATCTGATACCGACTTGTCTGACACAGAAGGATCATCGTACCAATTGAATGAAATAATACAGACACAGACACCTCAAGCTCCAAGAAATGGAGAACCTCACATTACCGAATTTTCCTTTGTAAGCTTTAAGAATTAA
- the LOC108342887 gene encoding glutamate receptor 3.3, with protein MNSFRVVCWVVWCLGFVGAANVSSSRPAIVNIGAIFNLDSILGKVAKITLEEAVKDVNADSSILYGTKIVLTMQNSNYSGFLGMVQALRFMETDVVAIIGPQSSVVAHIISHVANELRVPLLSFAATDPTLTSLQFPFFVRTTQSDLYQMKAVAEIIDYYGWKEVIAIYVDDDYGRNGVAALDDELAARRCRISFKEGINSGTEVNRGEITSLLVKVALMQSRVIVLHAQTDYGFMVFNVARYLGMTNNGYVWIVTDWLSSLLDSASLPSDTMDVLQGVLVLRQHTPDSDRKRGFVSRWNKLTGGSLGLHSYGLYAYDSVWLVARALDDFFSQGGVLSSTNYTSLGGGDDKGSDLNLDAMSIFDNGTLLLNNILQSDFVGLSGRMKFEADRSLVHPAYDVLNVVGTGLRRVGYWSNYSGLSIVSPEILYAKPPNRSSANQNLYSVIWPGETLSKPRGWVFPNNGRQLRIGVPIRVSYREFVSPVKGTEMFKGFCVDVFTAALNLLPYAVPYQFVPFGDGHKNPSYTELVRLITTGYFDGAIGDIAIVTNRTRAVDFTQPYAASGLVVVAPFTKINSGGWAFLQPFTPLMWIVTACFFLFIGIVIWILEHRINDEFRGPPRQQIITLLWFSLSTLFFSHRENTMSGLGRFVMLLWLFVVLILTSSYTASLTSILTVQQLSSPISGIDSLKAGDEPIGYQVGSFAEHYLTQDIGISKSRLIALGTPEEYAMALKLGPKKRGGVAAIVDERPYVEIFLSSQCTFRIVGQEFTRSGWGFAFPRDSPLAEDISTAILQLSETGDLQRIHDKWMTRSSCLDNAEIDSDRLQLKSFWGLFLICGIACFVALLLHFLQIMFQLRKSPPSEPPSSTTAWSISGRFQRFLSLIDEKEDPPTSNGRKRERSLEDQLVRQPKRVQLQLQTEMAS; from the exons ATGAATTCGTTTCGGGTGGTTTGTTGGGTGGTGTGGTGTCTGGGATTTGTGGGGGCTGCAAACGTGTCGTCCTCGAGACCCGCCATCGTCAACATTGGAGCAATCTTCAACCTCGATTCTATTCTAGGGAAAGTGGCTAAAATTACATTGGAGGAAGCCGTGAAAGATGTTAACGCCGACTCTAGCATTCTATATGGAACTAAAATTGTTCTCACTATGCAAAATTCCAATTACAGCGGTTTCTTAGGCATGGTTCAAG CTTTGCGGTTCATGGAGACTGATGTGGTTGCTATAATAGGACCACAATCTTCTGTGGTTGCGCATATAATATCCCATGTTGCAAATGAACTACGAGTTCCTTTGTTGTCATTTGCCGCAACAGACCCTACCCTGACATCGCTGCAGTTTCCTTTCTTTGTGAGGACAACACAGAGTGATCTGTACCAAATGAAGGCTGTTGCTGAAATCATTGATTACTATGGTTGGAAGGAGGTGATTGCAATATACGTGGATGATGATTATGGACGGAATGGTGTGGCTGCTTTGGACGATGAACTAGCTGCCAGGCGCTGTAGAATCTCCTTCAAGGAAGGGATTAATTCCGGAACTGAAGTCAACCGGGGAGAAATTACTAGTTTGCTGGTGAAAGTGGCACTGATGCAGTCTCGAGTCATTGTTCTCCATGCACAAACTGATTATGGTTTTATGGTTTTCAATGTGGCGCGTTATCTTGGGATGACAAACAATGGCTACGTGTGGATAGTCACAGACTGGCTCTCTTCACTTTTGGATTCTGCTTCTCTCCCTTCAGACACAATGGATGTTCTCCAGGGAGTACTTGTTCTGCGCCAGCATACACCTGACTCAGATAGAAAAAGGGGATTTGTCTCTCGGTGGAACAAGTTGACCGGTGGCTCTTTGGGGTTACATTCTTATGGCCTCTACGCTTATGATTCTGTGTGGCTTGTTGCACGGGCCCTTGATGATTTTTTCAGTCAGGGTGGGGTTCTTTCGTCTACGAATTACACAAGTTTGGGTGGTGGTGATGATAAGGGAAGTGATTTGAACCTTGATGCAATGAGCATTTTTGACAACGGAACGCTTCTGCTGAACAACATATTGCAGAGTGATTTTGTTGGACTATCAGGTCGAATGAAATTTGAAGCAGATCGATCTCTCGTTCATCCTGCCTATGATGTGCTTAATGTGGTTGGAACTGGCCTTAGGAGGGTTGGTTACTGGTCCAACTATTCTGGTTTGTCAATTGTATCTCCTGAGATACTGTATGCAAAGCCACCTAATAGATCTAGTGCGAATCAGAATCTTTACAGTGTGATATGGCCTGGAGAAACATTATCTAAACCGCGTGGATGGGTCTTCCCAAATAATGGTAGACAGTTGAGGATTGGTGTGCCTATCCGAGTCAGTTATCGTGAATTTGTCTCACCAGTGAAGGGAACTGAGATGTTCAAAGGTTTTTGTGTTGATGTATTCACAGCAGCTCTGAACTTGTTGCCTTATGCCGTTCCTTACCAATTTGTTCCATTTGGAGACGGACACAAAAATCCAAGCTACACAGAACTTGTCCGCTTGATCACAACTGGT TACTTTGATGGTGCCATTGGTGACATTGCTATTGTCACAAATCGGACAAGGGCTGTAGATTTTACACAACCATATGCAGCATCGGGACTTGTTGTGGTGGCCccatttacaaaaattaattctgGTGGTTGGGCTTTCCTGCAGCCATTTACTCCTCTTATGTGGATTGTGACTGCATGTTTCTTCCTTTTCATTGGGATAGTTATATGGATTCTGGAACACAGGATCAATGATGAGTTCAGAGGTCCACCTAGACAGCAAATTATAACCTTGTTATG GTTTAGCCTGTCAACTCTGTTTTTTTCCCACA GAGAGAATACCATGAGTGGTCTTGGTCGGTTTGTGATGCTTCTATGGCTATTTGTGGTATTGATCCTCACTTCCAGCTACACTGCAAGTTTAACATCCATACTCACAGTGCAACAGTTATCTTCTCCTATCAGTGGAATAGATAGCTTAAAGGCTGGTGATGAACCTATAGGATACCAAGTGGGTTCATTTGCAGAACATTACTTGACTCAAGATATTGGAATATCCAAATCCAGGCTTATTGCCCTTGGAACTCCAGAAGAATATGCTATGGCCCTAAAGCTTGGTCCTAAAAAAAGAGGAGGTGTTGCTGCTATTGTTGATGAACGGCCTTATGTTGAAATCTTCTTATCAAGCCAGTGCACCTTCAGAATTGTTGGTCAGGAGTTCACCAGAAGTGGCTGGGGCTTT GCATTCCCTCGGGACTCCCCTTTGGCTGAGGATATTTCAACAGCCATTCTACAACTTTCTGAAACGGGTGATCTACAACGGATTCATGACAAGTGGATGACACGAAGCTCTTGTTTAGACAATGCTGAAATCGATTCAGATCGTCTTCAGCTTAAAAGCTTCTGGGGTCTATTTCTCATTTGTGGGATAGCTTGCTTTGTTGCTCTTCTTTTGCATTTTTTGCAGATCATGTTCCAGTTACGGAAATCTCCTCCTTCTGAACCTCCATCTTCTACTACTGCCTGGTCAATTTCTGGTCGTTTTCAGAGATTTCTCTCGCTCATTGACGAGAAAGAAGATCCACCAACGAGTaatggaagaaagagagaaagatcaCTTGAAGATCAACTGGTAAGGCAGCCAAAGAGGGTACAACTACAACTACAAACAGAAATGGCCTCCTAA
- the LOC108341186 gene encoding uncharacterized protein LOC108341186 encodes MAAAVPTSFVLTKSASSINKVDHSLVKIKPYNSRLNLNRQRALTIQATYSDGGRPSSAGIFVGGFVLGGLIVGTLGCVYAPQISKAIAGADRKELMRKLPKFIYDEEKALEKTRKVLAEKIEQLNAAIDDVSSQLRSEEASNGVAVNSDEIEAAT; translated from the exons ATGGCTGCTGCTGTTCCCACCTCTTTCGTTCTAACCAAATCTG CATCGTCCATAAACAAGGTGGACCACTCTCTGGTCAAGATTAAACCATACAACTCCCGTCTGAATCTAAATCGTCAAAGGGCTCTAACAATCCAAGCTACATATag TGATGGTGGAAGGCCCAGCAGTGCTGGTATATTTGTTGGTGGGTTTGTCTTGGGAGGGTTAATAGTTGGCACTCTCGGTTGCGTGTATGCACCTCAG ATCAGTAAGGCCATAGCTGGCGCTGACAGGAAGGAGTTGATGAGAAAATTACCAAAGTTTATATATGATGAGGAAAAGGCTTTAGAG AAAACCAGGAAAGTTCTGGCTGAGAAGATTGAACAACTGAATGCTGCCATAGATGATGTTTCTTCACAGCTACGTTCAGAGGAGGCCTCAAATGGAGTAGCTGTTAATTCTGATGAAATTGAAGCTGCCACATGA
- the LOC108342888 gene encoding probable protein phosphatase 2C 27, which produces MYDLGVVMPVGMDIPPPFSVIEDKDSAFTMEDDKSGDLDNLKPIVKGKPPRHVSSLRHSVSTTRLMAVADLSLDVGVTGKSSSEEKTEFLPIFRSGSCAERGPKQYMEDEHVCIDDLIQHIGPASTIPLPGAFYGVFDGHGGTDAALFIRNNILKFIVEDSHFPTCVGQAITSAFLKADYAFADSSSLDISSGTTALTALVSGRTMIVANAGDCRAVLGRRGRAIEMSKDQKPDCTSERLRIEKLGGVVYDGYLNGQLSVSRALGDWHMKGPKGSACPLSSEPELQEIILTEDDEFLVMGCDGLWDVMSNQCAVTMARKELMIHNDPQRCSRELVREALKRNSCDNLTVIVICFSPDPPPRIETPPSRVRRSISAEGLNLLKGVLDC; this is translated from the exons ATGTATGATTTGGGAGTGGTTATGCCTGTGGGAATGGATATTCCTCCTCCTTTTAGTGTGATAGAGGACAAAGACAGTGCATTTACAATGGAAGATGATAAATCGGGAGATTTGGATAATCTAAAACCAATAGTCAAGGGTAAGCCTCCCCGGCATGTTTCGAGTTTGAGGCACAGCGTTAGCACCACCAGATTGATGGCAGTAGCAGATTTG AGTTTGGATGTGGGGGTTACTGGAAAGTCATCTTCTGAAGAAAAGACGGAATTTCTACCAATATTTCGGTCAGGAAGTTGTGCTGAAAGAGGACCTAAACAGTATATGGAAGACGAACACGTATGCATTGATGATCTTATTCAGCATATAGGTCCCGCCTCCACTATTCCTTTACCTGGAGCTTTTTATGGG GTGTTTGATGGCCATGGAGGTACAGACGCAGCTTTGTTCATAAGAAATAACATCCTCAAATTCATAGTTGAGGACTCCCATTTTCCAACTTGCGTGGGGCAGGCAATTACAAGTGCGTTTCTGAAAGCAGATTATGCATTTGCAGATTCTAGTTCTCTTGATATCTCCTCGGGGACCACTGCTTTAACTGCTCTTGTATCCGGAAG GACCATGATAGTTGCCAATGCCGGGGACTGCAGAGCTGTACTGGGGAGGCGAGGTAGAGCAATTGAGATGTCAAAAGACCAGAAACCAGATTGCACTTCGGAAAGGCTAAGGATTGAGAAACTTGGTGGAGTGGTGTACGATGGATACCTGAATGGGCAGTTATCTGTTTCCCGTGCCTTGGGAGACTGGCACATGAAGGGTCCAAAGGGTTCTGCCTGCCCCTTGAGTTCTGAGCCAGAGCTGCAGGAAATCATCCTCACTGAGGATGACGAGTTCTTGGTCATGGGCTGTGATGGCCTATGGGATGTAATGAGTAACCAATGTGCTGTGACCATGGCAAGGAAAGAACTAATGATACATAATGATCCTCAAAGGTGTTCAAGAGAGCTGGTCAGAGAGGCTCTAAAGCGTAACTCGTGTGATAATTTGACTGTTATAGTGATATGTTTCTCCCCAGATCCTCCTCCTAGGATAGAGACACCTCCTTCTCGGGTCAGGAGGAGTATATCAGCAGAAGGCCTCAATTTACTTAAGGGTGTGTTGGATTGTTAG
- the LOC108341301 gene encoding glyceraldehyde-3-phosphate dehydrogenase B, chloroplastic, which yields MASHAALASTRIPTNTRFPSKASHSFPTHCTSKKLELTEFSGLRSSSCVTYANNARESSFFDTVVAQLTPKTNGSTPVRGETVAKLKVAINGFGRIGRNFLRCWHGRKDSPLDVVVVNDSGGVKNASHLLKYDSMLGTFKADVKILDNETITVDGKPIKVVSSRDPLKLPWAELGIDIVIEGTGVFVDGPGAGKHIQAGAKKVIITAPAKGADIPTYVVGVNEGDYTHEIANIISNASCTTNCLAPFVKILDEEFGIVKGTMTTTHSYTGDQRLLDASHRDLRRARAAALNIVPTSTGAAKAVSLVLPQLKGKLNGIALRVPTPNVSVVDLVVNVEKKGLTAEDVNGAFRKAAEGPLKGVLDVCDVPLVSIDFRCSDVSSTIDSSLTMVMGDDMVKVVAWYDNEWGYSQRVVDLAHLVASKWPGTPKAGSGDPLEEFCETNPADEECKVYE from the exons ATGGCCTCTCATGCGGCTCTAGCTTCCACAAGGATCCCCACAAACACCAGGTTCCCATCCAAGGCTTCTCACTCTTTCCCAACCCATTGTACCTCAAAG AAACTTGAGCTGACAGAATTCTCTGGGCTAAGATCCTCTTCATGTGTCACCTACGCTAACAATGCTAGGGAATCTTCCTTTTTTGATACCGTGGTTGCCCAACTCACTCCCAAG ACCAATGGATCCACTCCTGTGAGAGGAGAAACAGTGGCCAAGTTGAAGGTGGCAATCAATGGTTTTGGACGAATTGGCAGAAACTTTCTTCGTTGCTGGCACGGCCGAAAAGACTCACCCcttgatgttgttgttgtcaACGACAGTGGTGGTGTCAAGAAT GCTTCACACCTGTTGAAATATGATTCTATGCTGGGAACATTTAAAGCAGATGTGAAGATACTAGACAATGAAACCATCACCGTTGATGGTAAGCCCATCAAGGTTGTTTCAAGCAGAGATCCTCTCAAGCTTCCTTGGGCTGAACTAGGAATTGACATTGTTATTGAG GGAACTGGAGTGTTTGTGGATGGCCCTGGGGCTGGCAAACACATCCAAGCAGGTGCCAAGAAAGTTATTATCACTGCTCCTGCAAAGGGTGCTGACATTCCAACCTATGTTGTTGGAGTAAATGAAGGGGACTACACTCATGAGATCGCTAACATTATAAG CAATGCTTCTTGCACCACAAACTGTCTTGCTCCCTTTGTGAAGATCTTGGATGAAGAGTTTG GAATTGTGAAGGGAACAATGACAACCACTCACTCCTACACAGGAGACCAG AGGCTTTTGGATGCTTCACACCGTGACTTGAGACGAGCCAGGGCTGCAGCACTGAACATTGTCCCAACCAGCACTGGAGCTGCGAAGGCTGTGTCTCTGGTGCTGCCACAGCTGAAGGGGAAGCTGAATGGCATTGCACTCCGTGTGCCTACACCCAATGTTTCAGTTGTTGACCTTGTGGTGAATGTTGAGAAGAAGGGTCTCACTGCTGAAGATGTGAATGGAGCATTCAGAAAGGCTGCAGAGGGGCCATTGAAAGGTGTTCTGGATGTGTGTGATGTTCCACTGGTCTCCATTGACTTCCGCTGCTCTGATGTTTCTTCCACCATTGATTCGTCCTTGACCATGGTCATGGGAGATGACATGGTTAAGGTGGTTGCTTGGTATGACAATGAATGGGGTTACAG CCAAAGAGTTGTGGATTTGGCACATTTAGTAGCAAGCAAGTGGCCAGGAACACCAAAAGCAGGGAGTGGAGACCCATTGGAGGAATTCTGCGAGACAAACCCTGCTGATGAGGAATGCAAAGTTTATGAATAG